One genomic region from Pirellulales bacterium encodes:
- a CDS encoding tyrosine-type recombinase/integrase: MKAWLFQDKRQLAELGDKCPWSVGWYADGKQRRKIVGSKTAAERFARRTEGQLEAGSYVQNSRRTWKDFRKAFDAKILAAMEPNTKRTTQTSLKHFERIVRPGKLVSLTTDRIADYAAARRLEKRTKREDAPAVSPATVNRELRTIRATRNIANEWGWLPKRPKVRLLREPVKLPTYVDPETFAKLYAACDDGPMLDLPGVAAADWWRGLLVMAYMTGWRISELLKLRREDVNFENATALNRAADNKGRRDSLTLLHPIVVDHLKPLAGFSRLIFAWPHDQRTLWVEFYRLQTAAKVKPDGKAHYGFHDLRRAFATMNAANMTVDASQLLMRHKSYTTTQRYIAMSRQVNPAVAALFVPELKTASGA, translated from the coding sequence TTGAAAGCCTGGCTGTTCCAAGACAAGCGACAACTCGCCGAACTGGGCGATAAATGCCCCTGGTCCGTGGGCTGGTACGCAGACGGAAAGCAGCGGCGAAAGATCGTCGGAAGTAAGACGGCGGCCGAGCGATTCGCACGACGCACCGAGGGCCAATTAGAGGCAGGGTCGTACGTGCAGAACAGCCGGCGAACCTGGAAGGACTTCCGCAAGGCGTTCGACGCGAAGATCCTCGCGGCGATGGAGCCCAACACGAAGCGCACAACCCAAACTTCGCTGAAGCATTTCGAGCGGATCGTGAGGCCTGGCAAGCTCGTCTCTTTGACGACCGATCGTATTGCCGATTACGCGGCTGCGCGCCGACTTGAAAAGCGAACGAAGCGGGAAGACGCGCCAGCGGTCTCGCCAGCAACCGTCAACCGGGAGCTGCGCACCATCCGCGCTACACGGAATATCGCGAACGAATGGGGCTGGCTACCGAAGCGGCCAAAGGTGCGACTGCTTCGCGAGCCGGTCAAGTTGCCAACATACGTCGATCCTGAGACCTTCGCGAAGCTCTACGCGGCGTGCGACGACGGACCAATGCTAGACTTGCCGGGTGTCGCTGCTGCCGATTGGTGGCGTGGCCTGCTCGTCATGGCCTATATGACCGGCTGGCGAATCTCGGAACTTCTGAAGCTTCGTCGTGAAGACGTCAACTTCGAGAACGCCACTGCTTTGAACAGGGCCGCAGACAATAAGGGGCGGCGAGACTCGCTGACGCTCCTGCATCCGATCGTTGTCGATCACCTTAAACCGCTAGCGGGATTCTCTCGGCTGATCTTCGCTTGGCCACACGACCAGCGAACGCTATGGGTCGAGTTCTACCGCCTGCAGACGGCAGCCAAAGTCAAGCCGGATGGAAAGGCGCACTACGGCTTCCACGATCTGCGGAGAGCCTTCGCAACAATGAACGCGGCCAACATGACTGTTGACGCATCGCAGTTGCTAATGCGTCATAAGAGTTATACGACCACTCAGCGGTACATCGCGATGAGCAGGCAGGTGAATCCTGCTGTGGCCGCTCTCTTCGTTCCGGAGCTGAAGACAGCTTCCGGTGCGTAA